The following nucleotide sequence is from Citrus sinensis cultivar Valencia sweet orange chromosome 6, DVS_A1.0, whole genome shotgun sequence.
TGGTTCTCAATCATATATTTCCAAAACTTTATAGCAACATAAGGGTCATCGGAATCCATGTAAACCCTAACCGCTGCACGGCAATTTTCATGATTCAGAACATTCTCATTTTTAACCATCTCATTGAACAGCCCTGAAGCCTCCCATAACTTCCTACCCTTAACCAAGAACTCAAATAGTATATTATACGTTTGTATATCTGGGAATGCCCCATTATAAACCATTTCATCCAGCAACTTCATCGCCGCACCAGTTTCATTAGAATAACAATATAAGGAAATCATCATATTATACATATGAGTATCGGGTCTAAAACCAATTCGCCCCACCATTGCGCCCCAAATGAACTCAGCTCCTCTGAGGTTCTGACCTGTCAAGCATTCCTCAAACGCCAACTTGAAAAACGTCATCCCAGGATTACACCCCCGTTCCATCATTCTTTTCAAAGAATTTACAGTCTCGTAAATCCCGTCACAACCCTTAAGTAAAGTAATCAAATACGAATCATATGCAGGCACATTGTCCGGATCCCACCCAACCTCTATCACCATCTCCCCGAATGTCTTCTTCGCATTAGCCACGTCCCTTTCCTTCTCCCAACCCTCTAACAATATAGCATATGTGTCATTATCCGGCTTAATCCTACCATCAACAACACGTAAGAACTGCCAAGCATCAATAGTTTTCCCATCTCGACAAATGGCACTCAATAACGAATTCAAGGCAAAGACATCATGCTTGCAACCATA
It contains:
- the LOC102607460 gene encoding pentatricopeptide repeat-containing protein At1g77360, mitochondrial-like, with the translated sequence MARNDKRRHHGDPSPDPHNKRKRSTFASHLDVPNLPPTIKTLCEIIANTPSPTVEDVLDKTLIRVSQETVEQVLKFSYSHPGPAVKFFRWSAYQLNDKHSPYAWNLVVDLLGKNCLFDAMWDAIKSMKKENVLSLATFASVFSSYVVADRVKDAITTFDVMEQYGCKHDVFALNSLLSAICRDGKTIDAWQFLRVVDGRIKPDNDTYAILLEGWEKERDVANAKKTFGEMVIEVGWDPDNVPAYDSYLITLLKGCDGIYETVNSLKRMMERGCNPGMTFFKLAFEECLTGQNLRGAEFIWGAMVGRIGFRPDTHMYNMMISLYCYSNETGAAMKLLDEMVYNGAFPDIQTYNILFEFLVKGRKLWEASGLFNEMVKNENVLNHENCRAAVRVYMDSDDPYVAIKFWKYMIENHCSDLSETGNLLVAGLCDMHMLPEAVKYAKGMAEKGIQVTPFALSKLKQILIKARKEAVYEELLKKCKAH